One part of the Pandoraea faecigallinarum genome encodes these proteins:
- a CDS encoding glutathione S-transferase N-terminal domain-containing protein: MQLIGMLDSPYVRRTAICLKLLGLPFEHRSLSVFRTFDEFAAINPVVKAPTLVADDGTVLMDSTLILQYLESLVDPAQRLVPVDPAAHLRSLRLTGLALAACEKSVQLVYERELRPSEKRHAPWTQRVRTQVHAAFQALEKELAQVPVVATPDRIGVHGVTIAVSWRFHQLMLPEIDFSREFPGIADFSAQAEALPAFRETPPV, encoded by the coding sequence ATGCAGTTGATAGGAATGCTGGATTCCCCGTACGTGCGACGCACGGCGATTTGTCTGAAGTTGCTTGGCCTGCCTTTCGAACACCGTTCCCTGTCGGTCTTTCGGACCTTCGACGAGTTCGCCGCGATCAACCCCGTCGTGAAGGCGCCGACGCTCGTCGCCGACGACGGCACGGTGCTGATGGACTCCACGCTCATCCTCCAATATCTGGAATCGCTGGTCGACCCGGCGCAACGGCTGGTGCCGGTCGATCCGGCCGCACATCTGCGTTCGCTGCGCCTGACCGGGCTGGCGCTCGCGGCATGCGAGAAGTCGGTGCAACTGGTGTACGAGCGCGAATTGCGTCCGAGCGAAAAACGTCACGCACCATGGACGCAACGCGTGCGCACGCAGGTGCATGCGGCCTTTCAGGCGCTGGAAAAGGAACTGGCGCAGGTGCCGGTCGTGGCAACACCCGATCGGATCGGCGTGCATGGTGTGACGATTGCCGTGTCGTGGCGCTTTCATCAACTCATGCTGCCGGAGATCGATTTCAGCCGCGAGTTTCCCGGGATCGCCGACTTCTCGGCGCAAGCCGAAGCCTTGCCCGCGTTTCGCGAGACGCCGCCGGTCTGA
- a CDS encoding type 1 glutamine amidotransferase domain-containing protein gives MNILMVLTSHDRLGDTGKKTGFWLEEFASPYYVFIDEGLAVTLASPAGGQPPLDPKSDEPDAQTEATRRFRDDAEARTALATTLKLADVNPDDYDAVFYPGGHGPLWDLAQDPHSIRLIEAFERAGKPIGFVCHAPGVLRQVRAANGEPLVRGRHVTGFTNDEEAAVGLTGVVPFLVEDELKRLGGLYEKAGNWVSHVVGDGRLVTGQNPASSEEAARTVLAMMEPRLP, from the coding sequence ATGAACATCCTGATGGTTCTGACCTCGCACGACCGCCTGGGCGACACGGGCAAGAAGACCGGGTTCTGGCTCGAAGAGTTCGCCTCGCCTTACTACGTGTTCATCGATGAAGGACTTGCCGTCACGCTCGCGTCACCCGCGGGTGGCCAACCGCCGCTCGACCCGAAGAGCGACGAGCCCGACGCGCAAACGGAAGCCACCCGGCGCTTTCGCGACGACGCGGAGGCCAGAACGGCGCTGGCCACCACGCTGAAGCTGGCCGATGTCAATCCCGACGACTACGACGCCGTCTTTTACCCCGGCGGCCACGGCCCGCTCTGGGATCTCGCACAAGACCCGCACTCCATCCGTCTGATCGAAGCATTCGAGCGCGCCGGCAAGCCCATCGGCTTCGTATGCCATGCGCCGGGCGTGCTGCGGCAGGTGCGTGCGGCGAACGGCGAACCGCTCGTGCGCGGGCGTCACGTGACCGGCTTCACCAACGACGAGGAAGCCGCCGTCGGTCTCACCGGCGTGGTGCCGTTCCTCGTCGAAGACGAACTCAAACGGCTGGGCGGACTGTACGAGAAGGCCGGGAACTGGGTGTCGCACGTGGTAGGCGACGGACGCCTCGTCACGGGACAAAACCCGGCGTCGTCGGAAGAAGCTGCGCGCACGGTGCTCGCGATGATGGAGCCGCGCCTGCCATGA
- a CDS encoding GNAT family N-acetyltransferase — translation MRKPAASVDIRRLVPTDALAFQALRLAGLQRHPEAFGSSYEEEKDWPLERVREWLTARPDAGVFGAFENERLVGVLGLGRQTRRNFSHVGFLWGMYVQADAMGRGIGRALVDAALALARSQPGLRHITLQVNAENRAAIALYRSFGFVEIGREPDAMRVGNGFCDDIRMYLPISTH, via the coding sequence ATGAGGAAACCCGCAGCATCAGTGGATATCCGGCGCCTCGTTCCTACCGATGCGCTCGCCTTCCAGGCACTGCGCCTCGCGGGCTTGCAGAGGCACCCCGAAGCGTTCGGATCGAGCTACGAGGAAGAAAAGGACTGGCCGCTCGAGCGCGTGCGCGAGTGGCTGACGGCGCGTCCGGATGCGGGCGTCTTCGGCGCCTTCGAAAACGAACGGCTGGTCGGCGTGCTCGGTCTCGGACGCCAGACCCGCCGGAATTTCTCGCACGTGGGCTTTCTGTGGGGAATGTACGTTCAGGCGGACGCCATGGGGCGCGGCATCGGCCGGGCACTGGTCGATGCCGCCCTTGCGCTGGCACGCTCGCAGCCCGGACTTCGCCACATCACCTTGCAGGTCAATGCCGAGAACCGCGCGGCCATTGCGCTGTATCGATCGTTCGGCTTCGTGGAAATCGGACGCGAACCCGATGCCATGCGCGTCGGTAACGGCTTTTGCGACGACATTCGCATGTATCTGCCGATCTCGACACACTGA
- a CDS encoding DUF1993 domain-containing protein, with the protein MSISLYRATIPVYLRGLTVMADYIRKARAHCEANAVDPVSILTAKLAPDMLDFTAQIQRVSDTAKFAVARLTGVESPKFDDDETTFDQLRDRIANTEAFIAGILEDRFDGAQSRQITLKFRTQQTTMDAVDYLFKFALPNFYFHVTTTHDLLRAQGVEVGKMDYLGPFEMQPV; encoded by the coding sequence ATGTCGATTTCCCTCTATCGCGCCACCATTCCCGTGTATCTGCGCGGCCTGACCGTCATGGCCGACTACATCAGGAAGGCTCGCGCCCATTGCGAAGCCAATGCCGTGGATCCCGTGTCGATCCTTACGGCGAAGCTCGCGCCGGACATGCTCGATTTCACCGCGCAGATCCAGCGGGTGAGCGACACGGCGAAGTTTGCGGTGGCGCGCCTGACGGGCGTCGAATCGCCGAAGTTCGACGACGACGAAACGACGTTCGATCAACTGCGTGATCGCATCGCGAACACCGAGGCGTTTATCGCCGGCATTCTGGAAGATCGTTTCGACGGCGCGCAGTCGCGCCAGATCACGCTGAAGTTCAGGACGCAGCAGACCACAATGGACGCCGTCGATTACCTCTTCAAGTTCGCGCTGCCGAACTTCTATTTCCACGTGACGACCACACACGACCTGCTGCGTGCGCAGGGTGTGGAAGTGGGCAAGATGGATTACCTCGGTCCGTTCGAGATGCAGCCGGTCTGA
- a CDS encoding YoaK family protein, with protein sequence MGTPRHIPSPAEAATLARKWAAHFARPTAIGMTLAFVAGYVDVVGFIALFGLFTAHVTGNFVMIGVQLVASTHVGVLAKLLALPVFVIFVAAVKLIVQAFANRDRRPLRLLLILQTLLLLGFMVIGMAAQPIISADAPLAILSGMFGVAALAIQNAIGRLVLSDLAPTTIMTGNTTQIVIDMVELASGNCGDGNAAKARLRKMLPALVAFAVGAVFGGFAYHGAGFWCVLLPVALLVALATANE encoded by the coding sequence ATGGGTACCCCGCGCCACATCCCCTCTCCGGCCGAAGCCGCAACGCTCGCCCGCAAGTGGGCCGCCCACTTTGCCAGGCCCACGGCCATCGGCATGACACTCGCCTTCGTCGCCGGTTATGTCGACGTGGTGGGCTTCATTGCCCTCTTCGGGCTGTTTACCGCACACGTGACCGGCAACTTCGTGATGATCGGCGTGCAACTGGTCGCCAGCACACACGTGGGCGTGCTGGCCAAGTTACTGGCGCTGCCGGTGTTCGTGATTTTCGTCGCGGCGGTCAAACTCATCGTGCAGGCGTTCGCGAACCGGGACCGGCGTCCGCTGCGTCTGCTGCTCATCTTGCAAACGCTATTGCTGCTGGGGTTCATGGTGATCGGCATGGCGGCACAACCCATCATCTCGGCAGACGCCCCGCTCGCGATCCTCTCCGGCATGTTCGGCGTGGCCGCGCTGGCGATTCAGAACGCCATCGGCCGGCTCGTGCTCTCCGATCTGGCGCCGACCACCATCATGACAGGCAACACGACACAGATCGTGATCGACATGGTCGAACTGGCGAGCGGCAACTGCGGCGACGGCAATGCCGCGAAGGCGCGCCTGCGCAAGATGCTTCCCGCCCTCGTCGCCTTCGCCGTGGGGGCGGTTTTCGGGGGCTTTGCCTATCACGGCGCAGGCTTCTGGTGCGTACTGCTGCCTGTGGCCCTGCTCGTGGCGCTGGCCACGGCGAACGAATAA
- a CDS encoding 3-oxoacyl-ACP reductase: MKLDSQWVLVTGGARGLGAAITRAVAREGAGVVINYLRSDAAARELADSLGALGHRAVALQADVTDEKAVARLFAEARERIGAPIVSVVNNALADFRFDGDARPKLADIPWSRFAQQLEGAVKGALNTMQAALPGMREAGFGRIVNVGTNLFQNPVVPYHDYTTAKAALLSLTRTAANDLGPDGIAVNMVSGGLLRVTDASSATPEAVFDLIAGLTPLRRVTTPDEFADAVLYFLSPWARAVTGQNLIVDGGLVKG; encoded by the coding sequence ATGAAGCTGGATTCGCAATGGGTGCTCGTCACGGGCGGGGCACGGGGCCTGGGTGCCGCGATTACGCGCGCCGTCGCCCGGGAGGGTGCAGGCGTGGTCATCAATTACCTGCGCAGCGACGCAGCGGCGCGGGAGTTGGCCGATTCGCTGGGCGCGCTTGGACATCGCGCCGTGGCCTTGCAAGCCGACGTCACCGACGAGAAAGCCGTCGCCCGTCTGTTTGCCGAAGCCCGTGAGCGTATCGGCGCACCGATCGTCTCCGTCGTGAACAACGCACTGGCCGATTTCCGGTTCGATGGCGACGCGCGCCCCAAGCTGGCCGACATCCCCTGGTCGCGCTTCGCGCAGCAGCTCGAAGGGGCGGTCAAGGGCGCGCTCAACACCATGCAGGCCGCGCTGCCGGGCATGCGCGAGGCCGGCTTCGGGCGCATCGTAAACGTGGGCACCAACCTGTTTCAGAACCCGGTCGTGCCCTACCACGATTACACAACCGCCAAGGCCGCGCTGCTCTCGCTCACACGCACGGCGGCCAACGATCTCGGGCCGGACGGCATCGCCGTCAACATGGTCTCCGGCGGCCTGTTGCGCGTGACCGACGCCAGTTCGGCAACACCCGAAGCCGTGTTCGATCTGATCGCCGGTCTTACGCCACTGCGCCGGGTCACCACGCCCGACGAGTTCGCCGACGCCGTGCTTTACTTCCTCTCGCCGTGGGCGCGCGCCGTCACGGGGCAGAACCTCATCGTCGACGGTGGGCTGGTGAAGGGCTGA
- a CDS encoding DMT family transporter, with translation MGYFLYPLGAMLLWAGNVIVSKLSATTIAPSAITFYRLVLALAVMTPFVIRPLARNWHHVRPQLARLAFLGFLSMSFYQSLSYLAAHSTTATNMAIVTALAPLLTLLWSVVLLREPPTLGMLVGGLLSLAGLVYLIGQGHPSTLLDGGVHPGDILMLIASASYGLYSVLLRRWHVAVPPAQSTYVQAWAALVTMIPMLAMVPAGQAQLNAATVPLVLYAGLGASIVLPILWIQGIRHLGPNRCSMFINVLPVMTAAIAVVLLGEQLHMFHVIGGGVALVGVFVAQRWQRALPGFGAVPEDSDEVPA, from the coding sequence ATGGGGTACTTCCTGTATCCGCTCGGCGCCATGCTGTTGTGGGCCGGCAATGTCATCGTCTCCAAACTCTCTGCCACGACCATCGCGCCGTCGGCCATCACGTTCTACCGGCTGGTGCTGGCGCTTGCCGTGATGACGCCTTTCGTGATCCGCCCGCTGGCGCGCAACTGGCACCACGTGCGTCCGCAACTGGCCAGGCTCGCCTTCCTCGGTTTTCTGAGCATGTCGTTTTATCAGAGCCTGTCGTACCTCGCCGCGCACAGCACGACCGCGACCAACATGGCAATCGTCACGGCGCTCGCGCCGCTGCTCACGCTGCTGTGGAGTGTCGTGCTGCTGCGCGAGCCGCCGACGCTTGGCATGCTGGTCGGCGGGCTGCTCTCGCTCGCGGGGCTGGTGTATCTGATCGGTCAGGGGCATCCGTCCACGTTGCTCGACGGCGGCGTGCATCCGGGCGACATACTGATGCTGATTGCGTCGGCGTCGTACGGGCTGTACAGCGTGTTGCTGCGCCGTTGGCATGTCGCCGTGCCGCCTGCGCAGTCGACTTACGTGCAGGCCTGGGCAGCGCTCGTGACGATGATCCCGATGCTGGCCATGGTGCCCGCGGGGCAGGCGCAGTTGAATGCGGCGACGGTGCCACTGGTGCTGTACGCGGGGTTGGGGGCGTCTATCGTGTTGCCGATTCTGTGGATTCAGGGCATTCGACATCTGGGGCCGAACCGTTGCAGCATGTTCATCAACGTGCTGCCCGTGATGACGGCGGCGATTGCAGTCGTCCTGCTGGGCGAGCAGTTGCATATGTTCCACGTGATCGGCGGGGGCGTGGCGCTCGTGGGTGTGTTCGTGGCGCAGCGCTGGCAGCGTGCGCTGCCAGGTTTTGGCGCTGTGCCCGAAGATTCGGACGAAGTCCCGGCCTGA
- a CDS encoding AraC family transcriptional regulator: MTPVRRIIDPRLTDHLRFESTPMPMAAMAVDYVHNEFIASHSHRRAQLLYAIEGVMIIASASGRWVVPPTRGVWLAAGLEHTVRMSGNVKMRTVFVEPGIEPLPDSSCVVEITPLMRELILAAIDVPPDYAANSRDARLMRLLLDELIALPVLPLYLPWPRDPRLARICDRLMQEPCDDATIDDWATEAGLSAKTFQRRFSGETGLTFGRWRQQARLLQALEALARGEKIVNVALDHGYASQSAFAAMFKRHFGVPPSAFYR, translated from the coding sequence ATGACGCCCGTACGCCGGATCATCGATCCCCGACTGACCGACCATCTTCGCTTCGAGAGCACGCCCATGCCGATGGCGGCGATGGCGGTCGATTACGTGCACAATGAATTCATTGCGTCGCATTCGCACCGACGTGCGCAACTGCTCTACGCCATCGAAGGGGTGATGATTATCGCGTCGGCGTCCGGACGCTGGGTGGTGCCGCCGACGCGCGGTGTCTGGCTCGCGGCCGGTCTGGAGCACACGGTGCGCATGAGCGGCAACGTCAAGATGCGCACCGTGTTCGTCGAACCCGGCATCGAACCGTTGCCCGACAGCAGTTGCGTGGTGGAGATCACGCCGCTCATGCGCGAACTCATCCTCGCGGCAATCGACGTCCCACCCGACTACGCGGCCAACTCACGCGATGCCCGTCTGATGCGTCTGTTGCTCGACGAACTGATCGCTCTGCCCGTATTGCCGCTCTACCTGCCCTGGCCGAGAGACCCGCGTCTCGCACGCATCTGCGACCGGCTGATGCAGGAACCGTGCGACGACGCGACCATCGACGATTGGGCAACGGAAGCGGGGCTTTCGGCAAAGACATTTCAGCGGCGCTTTTCCGGGGAGACAGGACTGACCTTCGGCCGCTGGCGTCAGCAAGCGCGACTGCTGCAAGCGCTGGAAGCCTTGGCACGCGGCGAGAAAATCGTGAACGTCGCGCTCGATCATGGCTATGCGAGCCAGAGCGCGTTCGCGGCCATGTTCAAACGGCATTTCGGCGTACCGCCATCGGCGTTCTATCGATAA
- a CDS encoding YciI-like protein, translating to MHYLLTYDLVDDYLERRGQYRDAHLALAWAAADRGELLLAGALESPVDAAALLFEGDSSAAAEAFAKADPYVVNGLVKSWRVRPWKTVVGKTASTPVR from the coding sequence ATGCATTACCTGCTCACCTACGACCTCGTCGACGACTATCTCGAGCGGCGCGGCCAATACCGCGACGCGCATCTGGCGCTCGCATGGGCGGCGGCCGACCGGGGCGAACTGCTTCTGGCTGGCGCACTGGAGTCGCCGGTCGATGCCGCCGCGCTGCTCTTCGAAGGCGACTCGTCTGCGGCAGCGGAAGCCTTCGCCAAGGCGGATCCGTACGTGGTGAATGGTCTGGTGAAGTCGTGGCGCGTGCGGCCGTGGAAGACGGTCGTCGGGAAGACGGCGAGCACCCCCGTCCGCTAA
- a CDS encoding DSD1 family PLP-dependent enzyme — MPDSVNTVSTSSNAAAGGLAVPPVARVGDSLTQIATPSLLLDLDAFEANLARMASAAAARGVAVRPHAKAHKSVTVARAQMAAGAVGICCQKITEAIPFVNAGIGNIHISNEFVGQARVALAVAMAARVALSVCVDDVRQVAPLGKAAQRAGVRISVLPEVDVGQGRCGVDSTDAVGQLVDAIDHYEGLRFGGLQAYHGSAQHVDGWGKRRDTARLAAERASAYVRFLEARGIACPVVTGGGTGTAEFDIESGVYTEIQPGSYVFLDGHYGALEWRDDWRFRHGLFLASTVMSTARKGIIVCDAGLKSVATDSGLPRFWASQQAGKPHYRTASDEHGVLELASPDDDGTPWLGEPILLVPGHCDPTVNLYDRYVAVRHGRVEGLWPIEARGLSQ; from the coding sequence ATGCCAGACTCAGTCAATACGGTTTCGACGTCTTCGAATGCGGCCGCGGGTGGCCTCGCGGTGCCGCCGGTGGCGCGCGTGGGCGATTCGCTTACGCAGATCGCCACGCCTTCCCTGTTGCTCGATCTCGATGCATTCGAGGCGAACCTGGCGCGCATGGCGAGCGCGGCGGCCGCACGCGGTGTTGCCGTGCGTCCCCATGCGAAGGCGCACAAGTCCGTGACGGTTGCGCGCGCGCAGATGGCGGCGGGGGCCGTCGGCATCTGTTGCCAGAAGATCACCGAGGCCATTCCGTTCGTCAACGCGGGCATCGGCAACATCCACATCAGCAACGAGTTCGTCGGGCAGGCGCGTGTGGCACTGGCCGTGGCGATGGCCGCGCGTGTTGCGTTGTCGGTGTGCGTGGACGACGTGCGTCAGGTGGCGCCGCTGGGCAAAGCGGCACAGCGTGCCGGGGTGCGAATCTCGGTGCTGCCCGAAGTCGACGTGGGGCAGGGCCGGTGCGGTGTCGATTCGACGGATGCCGTAGGCCAGTTGGTGGACGCCATCGACCATTACGAAGGGTTGCGCTTCGGTGGCCTGCAGGCGTATCACGGGAGCGCGCAGCATGTCGACGGTTGGGGCAAGCGTCGCGATACTGCGCGGCTCGCGGCGGAGCGGGCGTCTGCCTACGTGCGTTTTCTCGAAGCGCGCGGCATTGCGTGCCCCGTGGTGACTGGCGGCGGTACGGGCACGGCGGAGTTCGACATCGAGAGCGGTGTCTATACCGAGATCCAGCCGGGGTCGTACGTGTTTCTCGACGGCCATTACGGCGCGCTCGAATGGCGCGACGACTGGCGCTTCCGTCACGGACTGTTTCTGGCGTCGACCGTCATGAGCACGGCGCGCAAGGGCATCATCGTGTGCGACGCGGGCCTCAAGAGCGTGGCGACCGATTCGGGGCTGCCCCGTTTCTGGGCGTCGCAGCAGGCGGGCAAACCGCATTACCGTACGGCGTCGGACGAACACGGCGTACTCGAACTGGCGTCGCCGGACGACGACGGCACGCCGTGGCTGGGCGAGCCGATTCTGCTGGTGCCCGGACATTGCGACCCGACAGTCAATCTGTATGACCGTTACGTGGCTGTACGGCACGGCCGGGTCGAGGGGCTGTGGCCTATCGAGGCAAGGGGACTTAGCCAGTAA
- a CDS encoding FAD-binding and (Fe-S)-binding domain-containing protein produces the protein MNSQSNARESHRPNLVSQPVHLMPMQRGGVALTPLQARLRRELRGDVLFDRASRGRYATDASIYQIFPIGVVVPRDQEDLIRALDIARDQHVPVLARGAGTSQCGQTIGEALVIDNSKWLNRVVAFDAEARTVTVEPGIVLDHLNAWLKPHGLWFPVDVSTAAQCTIGGMAGNNSCGSRSIEYGNMVHNVLSIDAVLADGAQLHFGSLHTPPADARTKALLASVHEIAMREQQEMRERVPRVLRRVAGYNLDLFDCLNPRAYTDDGVANLSHLLVGSEGTLAYSRQITLRLAPLPKHKTLGVVNFPTFYQAMDLTQHIVKLGPVAVELVDRTMIDLAMDNAAFRPVIEKALTGDPQAILLVEFAGDDPAALRAKLEDLAALMGDLGLPGSVVKMPEAGPQKALWEVRKAGLNIMMSMKGDGKPVSFIEDCAVPLEHLAEYTRRLTEVFHRNGTEGTWYAHASVGTLHVRPILDMRRDGAVKMREIAEEAAALVREYKGAYSGEHGDGLCRGEWVAWQYGPRINAAFGEIKQLFDPENRFNPDKMVRPPKMDTRELFRFAPGYAAKPITPALDWSAWNVTRDALTGEQSAPDTGTDATHGLASAVEMCNNNGHCRKFDAGTMCPSYRVTRDEQHVTRGRANTLRLAVSGQLGEEGLASDDVKAALDLCVSCKGCKRDCPTGIDMARFKIEARHARAKRHGVSLRDKLIAYLPRYAPWASRLGALLDVMQRAPGSRAAKRWLGLAPGRSVPALKTPFLDRQAPLGAGDALRGERHVLLFVDTFNNYMEPENARAARQVLEAAGYTVHLNRRAGERALCCGRTFLAAGLVDEAKAEARRLLDAVMPFVERGVPIVGLEPSCLLSLRDEVLSYGFGDAARKLADNAFLFEEFLVREKAAGRFEIAWQALPDGVDEALVHAHCHQKAFDAFSPVTAVLGWLPGLKVSSIESSCCGMAGSFGYEAEHYDTSRAMSELTLLPAIRERSENAIVVADGTSCRHQIHDGAHMQALHVACVLARALPPLSFSSSSPSSPPAAVA, from the coding sequence ATGAATTCCCAATCGAACGCCCGCGAATCCCATCGTCCGAATCTCGTCAGCCAGCCCGTGCATCTGATGCCGATGCAGCGCGGCGGCGTGGCGCTCACTCCGTTGCAGGCGCGCTTGCGTCGCGAACTTCGCGGCGACGTGCTCTTCGATCGTGCCAGTCGCGGCCGCTACGCAACGGACGCATCGATCTATCAGATCTTCCCCATCGGCGTGGTCGTGCCGCGCGATCAGGAGGACTTGATTCGCGCCCTCGACATCGCACGCGATCAGCACGTGCCGGTACTCGCACGCGGCGCGGGCACGAGCCAGTGCGGCCAGACCATCGGAGAAGCGCTCGTCATCGACAACAGCAAGTGGCTGAACCGTGTGGTGGCGTTCGACGCCGAGGCGCGCACCGTTACCGTCGAGCCGGGGATCGTGCTCGATCACCTCAATGCCTGGCTGAAGCCGCACGGTCTGTGGTTTCCGGTCGACGTATCGACGGCGGCGCAATGCACCATCGGCGGCATGGCGGGCAACAACTCGTGCGGTTCGCGCTCCATCGAGTACGGCAACATGGTGCACAACGTGCTGTCCATCGACGCTGTGCTCGCCGACGGTGCGCAGCTGCACTTCGGTTCGCTGCACACGCCGCCGGCCGACGCACGCACGAAGGCGCTGCTCGCGAGCGTGCACGAGATCGCCATGCGAGAGCAGCAGGAAATGCGCGAGCGTGTGCCACGCGTGTTGCGCCGCGTCGCGGGCTACAACCTCGATCTGTTCGATTGCCTGAACCCGCGCGCCTATACGGACGATGGCGTGGCCAATCTCTCGCATCTGCTGGTCGGCTCCGAGGGTACGCTCGCTTACAGCCGTCAGATCACGCTGAGGCTGGCGCCGCTGCCCAAACACAAGACACTCGGTGTGGTGAATTTCCCGACGTTCTATCAGGCGATGGATCTCACGCAGCACATCGTCAAGCTGGGACCCGTGGCGGTGGAACTGGTCGACCGCACGATGATCGATCTGGCGATGGACAACGCGGCGTTTCGTCCGGTGATCGAGAAGGCGCTCACGGGCGATCCGCAAGCGATTCTGCTGGTCGAATTCGCGGGCGACGATCCTGCGGCACTGCGCGCGAAACTCGAAGATCTCGCCGCGCTGATGGGCGATCTCGGCCTGCCTGGCAGCGTGGTGAAGATGCCCGAGGCCGGCCCGCAAAAGGCGCTGTGGGAAGTGCGCAAAGCGGGCTTGAACATCATGATGAGCATGAAGGGCGACGGCAAGCCGGTGTCCTTCATCGAAGACTGTGCGGTGCCGCTCGAACATCTGGCGGAGTACACACGCCGTCTGACCGAGGTGTTCCATCGCAACGGTACGGAAGGCACATGGTACGCCCACGCGAGTGTGGGCACGCTGCACGTGCGGCCGATTCTGGACATGCGCCGCGATGGCGCCGTGAAGATGCGCGAGATTGCCGAGGAAGCGGCGGCGCTCGTGCGCGAATACAAGGGGGCGTACTCGGGCGAGCACGGCGACGGGCTGTGTCGCGGCGAGTGGGTGGCCTGGCAGTACGGGCCGCGCATCAACGCGGCATTCGGCGAGATCAAGCAACTGTTCGATCCGGAGAATCGTTTCAACCCGGACAAGATGGTGCGTCCGCCGAAGATGGATACGCGCGAACTGTTCCGCTTCGCGCCGGGATACGCCGCGAAACCCATTACGCCGGCGCTCGACTGGAGCGCGTGGAACGTGACGCGCGACGCGCTGACCGGCGAGCAGAGCGCGCCGGACACCGGCACCGACGCCACGCATGGCCTCGCGTCTGCCGTCGAGATGTGCAACAACAATGGGCATTGCCGCAAGTTCGACGCTGGCACGATGTGCCCGAGCTATCGTGTGACGCGCGACGAACAGCATGTCACGCGCGGGCGCGCGAACACGCTGCGTCTGGCAGTCTCCGGTCAATTGGGCGAAGAGGGGCTGGCGAGCGACGACGTCAAGGCCGCACTCGATCTGTGCGTGTCGTGCAAGGGCTGCAAGCGCGATTGTCCGACGGGCATCGACATGGCGCGCTTCAAGATCGAAGCGCGTCATGCGCGCGCGAAGCGCCACGGGGTGTCGCTGCGGGACAAGTTGATCGCCTATCTGCCGCGCTACGCGCCGTGGGCCAGTCGACTGGGCGCGCTGCTGGATGTGATGCAGCGGGCGCCGGGAAGCCGTGCGGCCAAGCGCTGGCTCGGCCTCGCACCGGGGCGCTCGGTGCCGGCATTGAAGACACCGTTCCTCGATCGTCAGGCGCCGCTGGGCGCGGGCGATGCCCTGCGCGGCGAGCGTCACGTGCTGCTCTTCGTCGATACGTTCAACAACTACATGGAGCCGGAAAACGCGCGCGCGGCGAGGCAGGTACTCGAAGCGGCGGGCTATACGGTCCATCTGAACCGGCGTGCCGGAGAGCGTGCGCTGTGCTGCGGGCGAACGTTCCTGGCCGCCGGGCTGGTCGACGAGGCGAAGGCGGAAGCGCGCCGCCTGCTCGACGCGGTCATGCCGTTCGTCGAGCGCGGCGTGCCCATCGTGGGACTGGAGCCGTCATGCCTGTTGTCGTTGCGCGATGAAGTGCTGAGTTACGGCTTTGGCGACGCGGCCCGCAAGTTGGCGGATAACGCGTTCTTGTTTGAGGAATTTCTGGTTCGCGAGAAGGCGGCGGGGCGCTTCGAGATCGCCTGGCAGGCACTCCCGGACGGCGTGGACGAAGCGCTCGTGCACGCTCACTGCCATCAGAAGGCGTTCGACGCATTTTCGCCGGTCACGGCGGTGCTTGGTTGGCTGCCGGGGCTAAAGGTATCATCGATCGAGTCGTCATGTTGCGGCATGGCAGGCAGCTTCGGTTACGAGGCGGAGCACTACGACACGTCGCGGGCCATGTCGGAACTTACGCTGTTGCCGGCGATCCGTGAGCGTAGCGAAAATGCCATCGTGGTCGCCGATGGCACCAGTTGCCGACATCAGATTCACGACGGTGCACACATGCAGGCCCTGCACGTCGCCTGTGTGCTGGCCCGAGCGCTGCCGCCCTTGTCGTTCTCGTCGTCGTCGCCCTCGTCGCCCCCGGCGGCCGTTGCCTGA